The following coding sequences lie in one Megalodesulfovibrio gigas DSM 1382 = ATCC 19364 genomic window:
- a CDS encoding methyl-accepting chemotaxis protein, translating into MAAAAASESGSSGVFPWLMLAAGLLAGGGGMFFWRSGKAFVPLIDAAESLAQGKGATLNPAGGGDAARLSAALAGVQTRLSSAVTAQSALEALPFACVLVTQDRTLAAASRAAGGTADRIGKSAAALLDAIPGASLLADKALRGETATMLADAAGSRWLVAAAPVGGTGGGTGGGTGGAAKTAVVAWADAGALQQELTNVRGQLEHLLAQGSGVNELAQRVASASEELSATADEQATGAQNQKAQAETVATAMEEMHATVFEVAKNASETADVAEEASQAATRGAGLVREAVQSINVVADSASRLEQVLSDLDSQSGEIGRVINVINEIADQTNLLALNAAIEAARAGDAGRGFAVVADEVRKLAEKTMAATKEVEASIRTMQDGSRHAMHSMKETRTQVESSTASSNRAGAALEEITARIQDMTGRVAQIATAAEEQSAAADEINRNIEEISTIANEAEEAATQTAAATRDLATLAMELLTLSQTLSGAREDARKLRASKGEMRGVLPKMIQEWIKRQYPPHVVERVKEETGNVTFLPTASYPDQVMHQMVETVARAMGKPARDIFIEFGKFTAVEFHRMYKRYFKTTDLKQFYLTMNETHAQLTRDMPGIKPPRFTYEDKGDTLVMTYHSSRGYQEYFEGILRGAAEFFKRRVDIRMEKLDAATGRAVIRFL; encoded by the coding sequence ATGGCCGCGGCTGCTGCCAGCGAGTCCGGCAGCTCCGGCGTGTTCCCCTGGCTCATGCTGGCGGCGGGGCTCCTCGCAGGCGGCGGGGGAATGTTTTTTTGGCGATCCGGCAAGGCCTTTGTGCCGCTCATCGATGCTGCCGAGTCCCTGGCCCAGGGCAAAGGCGCGACCCTGAATCCGGCCGGCGGGGGGGATGCCGCCCGACTGTCTGCCGCCCTGGCTGGGGTGCAGACGCGGCTGTCCTCGGCCGTCACGGCGCAGTCGGCCCTGGAGGCGTTGCCCTTCGCGTGCGTGCTGGTGACACAGGATCGGACTTTGGCGGCGGCCAGTCGGGCGGCGGGCGGGACGGCGGATCGCATTGGCAAGTCCGCCGCCGCGCTGCTGGATGCCATTCCCGGCGCGTCCCTGCTGGCGGACAAGGCGCTGCGCGGCGAAACGGCCACCATGTTGGCGGATGCCGCCGGCTCCCGATGGCTGGTGGCGGCGGCGCCCGTTGGAGGAACAGGCGGGGGAACTGGCGGGGGAACTGGCGGGGCAGCCAAAACCGCTGTGGTGGCCTGGGCCGATGCCGGCGCATTGCAGCAGGAACTGACCAACGTCCGCGGGCAGCTGGAGCACCTGCTGGCCCAGGGCTCGGGAGTGAACGAGCTGGCCCAGCGTGTGGCCTCGGCGTCCGAGGAATTGTCGGCCACGGCCGATGAACAGGCCACCGGCGCGCAGAACCAGAAGGCGCAGGCCGAAACCGTGGCCACCGCCATGGAAGAGATGCACGCCACGGTGTTTGAGGTGGCCAAGAATGCCTCCGAAACCGCAGATGTGGCGGAAGAGGCCTCACAGGCAGCCACCCGCGGGGCCGGGCTGGTGCGCGAGGCCGTGCAGTCCATCAATGTGGTGGCCGACTCCGCCTCGCGGCTGGAACAGGTTCTCAGCGACCTGGACAGCCAGTCCGGCGAGATTGGCCGCGTCATCAACGTCATTAACGAAATTGCGGATCAGACCAACCTGCTGGCCCTGAATGCCGCCATCGAAGCGGCCCGCGCTGGCGACGCCGGGCGTGGCTTTGCCGTGGTGGCCGACGAGGTCCGCAAGCTGGCGGAAAAGACCATGGCCGCCACCAAGGAGGTGGAAGCCTCCATCCGCACCATGCAGGATGGCTCCCGCCACGCCATGCACTCCATGAAGGAAACCCGGACCCAGGTGGAAAGCTCCACGGCTTCCTCCAACCGGGCTGGTGCGGCGCTGGAGGAAATTACCGCCCGCATTCAGGACATGACCGGCCGCGTGGCCCAGATTGCCACCGCCGCCGAGGAGCAGAGCGCTGCGGCGGACGAGATCAATCGGAACATCGAGGAAATCTCCACCATCGCCAACGAGGCCGAAGAAGCCGCCACCCAGACGGCGGCTGCCACGCGGGATCTGGCGACCCTCGCCATGGAGCTGCTGACCCTCTCCCAGACCCTGTCCGGCGCACGGGAGGATGCCCGCAAGCTGCGCGCCTCCAAGGGCGAGATGCGCGGCGTGCTGCCCAAGATGATCCAGGAGTGGATCAAGCGGCAGTACCCGCCGCATGTGGTGGAGCGGGTGAAGGAGGAGACGGGCAACGTCACCTTCCTGCCCACGGCCAGTTACCCGGACCAGGTGATGCACCAGATGGTGGAGACCGTGGCCCGGGCCATGGGGAAGCCGGCCCGTGACATCTTCATCGAGTTCGGCAAGTTCACGGCCGTGGAATTCCACCGCATGTACAAGCGGTATTTCAAAACCACGGACCTGAAGCAATTCTACCTGACCATGAACGAGACCCATGCCCAGCTTACGCGGGACATGCCCGGCATCAAGCCGCCGCGGTTTACGTATGAGGACAAGGGCGACACCCTGGTGATGACCTATCACTCCAGCCGCGGGTACCAGGAGTACTTCGAGGGCATCCTGCGCGGCGCGGCGGAGTTCTTTAAGCGCCGCGTGGACATTCGCATGGAAAAGCTGGACGCTGCCACCGGTCGGGCGGTGATTCGGTTTCTGTAA
- a CDS encoding aminotransferase-like domain-containing protein, with the protein MASPLPASDAPLYKRVEQRILGMIQTGSIPPGRKIPSLRETASAMGVSLTTVVQAYESLERIGVLESRPRSGFVVRQPAAALPPAGAPTMDAPVARTVRRGEIVRRVLETLGRDEVLPLGVAQVDPALLPARTLSRLLAEVSRREPDRVAHYAPVAGSMELRRQVARRLALAGVLAAPEELLTTCGATEGMSIALRALTHPGDAVLIASPTYHFFLQMLELMGLRAVEVPSHPHTGISPADVAEALDRFDIAACVLTPTWNNPDGSCMPPAAKAELVQLLSSRNIPLVEDDVYGDLVFPSSQPGNAPRPPACKAFDDHGVVTLVSSFSKTLTPGYRVGYLLPGKAVATKALEFKGMSTLSGAAPTELAVAEYLERGLYDRHLVRVTRELEQQTEAMRLAVSRHFPEGTRATTPRGGCILWVELPPGGPTGVDVFLRAAAEGIGISPGLLFSNSGGFERFLRLSTGLRFTPQVEQAVARLGAIARGM; encoded by the coding sequence ATGGCATCGCCCCTGCCGGCGTCTGACGCCCCCCTGTACAAACGCGTGGAGCAGCGCATTCTGGGCATGATCCAGACTGGATCCATCCCCCCTGGCCGCAAGATCCCCTCCCTGCGCGAGACGGCCTCGGCCATGGGCGTCTCCCTGACCACGGTGGTGCAGGCCTACGAATCCCTGGAGCGCATCGGGGTGCTGGAATCCCGGCCGCGGTCTGGGTTCGTGGTCCGCCAGCCGGCCGCCGCCCTGCCCCCGGCCGGAGCGCCCACCATGGATGCGCCCGTGGCCCGCACGGTGCGGCGGGGCGAAATCGTCCGCCGGGTGCTGGAAACCCTGGGCCGTGACGAAGTGCTGCCCCTGGGCGTGGCGCAGGTGGATCCGGCCCTGCTCCCGGCCCGGACCCTCTCCCGTCTGCTGGCCGAAGTCAGCCGCCGCGAGCCGGACCGCGTGGCTCATTACGCGCCCGTGGCCGGCAGCATGGAGCTGCGGCGGCAGGTGGCGCGTCGGCTGGCCCTGGCCGGAGTGCTGGCCGCGCCCGAGGAGCTGCTGACCACCTGCGGCGCAACCGAGGGCATGTCCATCGCCCTGCGGGCCCTCACCCATCCGGGAGACGCCGTGCTCATTGCCTCTCCCACCTATCACTTTTTTTTGCAAATGCTGGAGTTGATGGGCCTGCGCGCCGTGGAGGTGCCCTCGCACCCGCACACCGGCATCAGCCCTGCCGACGTGGCAGAGGCCCTGGACCGGTTCGACATCGCCGCCTGCGTCCTCACGCCCACCTGGAACAATCCCGACGGCAGTTGCATGCCGCCCGCGGCCAAGGCCGAGCTGGTGCAGCTCCTGAGCAGCCGCAACATCCCTTTGGTGGAGGATGATGTGTACGGCGACCTCGTCTTCCCCTCCTCCCAGCCCGGCAATGCGCCGCGGCCGCCGGCCTGCAAGGCCTTTGACGATCACGGCGTGGTGACGCTGGTATCGTCCTTTTCCAAGACGCTCACGCCCGGGTACCGGGTGGGCTACCTGCTGCCGGGCAAGGCCGTGGCGACCAAGGCGCTTGAATTCAAGGGGATGTCTACATTGTCTGGAGCTGCCCCCACGGAACTGGCCGTGGCCGAATACCTGGAGCGCGGCTTGTACGATCGGCATCTGGTCCGCGTCACCCGCGAGCTGGAGCAGCAGACCGAGGCCATGCGGCTGGCGGTGTCCCGACATTTTCCGGAGGGTACCCGCGCCACCACGCCGCGCGGCGGCTGCATCCTGTGGGTGGAGCTGCCCCCGGGCGGTCCCACGGGCGTGGATGTGTTTCTGCGTGCAGCGGCCGAGGGCATCGGCATTTCGCCGGGGCTGCTCTTTTCCAACAGCGGAGGATTCGAACGGTTTCTGCGGCTTTCCACGGGATTGCGGTTCACGCCGCAGGTGGAGCAGGCCGTGGCCCGGCTGGGGGCCATCGCGCGGGGGATGTAG
- a CDS encoding YihY/virulence factor BrkB family protein, with amino-acid sequence MILHVSALGNQEETRMQLGTMMERVLRFLRTDLWIGETAHSGLLGHGLVVARWLYILWQSIAKDRLLLRASALTYATILSIVPFLAVAFSVLKGFDFQRTSFINDLLVKVFAGREAVVENIIDYIDKTNVKTLGAVGVGFLFVTVVGLFSNVESTFNTIWGAPRSRPMVRKVADYISVSCIFPVLMVMAVSLSTTFQSTSIMQHLLQNEIISLFYYNLLKLTPLVSVWVALSFLYIYLPNTHVRPLPALFGGMVAGTLWLVAQWAYVHFQFGAANYNAIYGSFAQLPLFLVWLYISWIIVLLGAEMSFTFQHYNTFVREARYKNVSHGERKAVALACLAALAQSQEDRLPPPSLEVLAEAARVSPNIVQDVLTVLGQANLVSPVCMDKEDRFGLIKSARSVRVVEVLELLDDAGRAGVLHELAMANPRLTSLLRDLTRQQQESERNLTLAELVSAAPDPRA; translated from the coding sequence ATGATTTTGCACGTCAGCGCCCTGGGCAATCAGGAGGAGACGCGCATGCAGTTGGGCACGATGATGGAGCGGGTGCTGCGGTTTTTGCGGACTGATCTGTGGATTGGCGAGACCGCCCATTCCGGCTTGCTGGGCCATGGCCTGGTGGTGGCGCGTTGGCTGTACATCCTGTGGCAGAGCATTGCCAAGGATCGGCTGCTGCTGCGAGCCTCGGCCCTGACTTATGCGACCATCCTGTCCATTGTGCCGTTTCTGGCCGTGGCCTTTTCCGTGCTCAAGGGCTTCGACTTTCAGCGCACATCTTTCATCAATGATCTGCTCGTCAAGGTGTTCGCCGGCCGCGAGGCCGTGGTGGAGAACATCATCGATTACATCGACAAGACCAACGTCAAGACCCTGGGTGCGGTGGGCGTGGGCTTTTTGTTCGTCACGGTGGTGGGGCTGTTTTCCAACGTGGAAAGCACGTTCAACACCATCTGGGGCGCGCCGCGCAGCCGGCCCATGGTGCGCAAGGTGGCGGACTATATTTCCGTGAGCTGCATCTTTCCGGTGCTCATGGTCATGGCCGTGAGCCTGAGCACCACGTTTCAGAGCACATCCATCATGCAGCATTTGCTGCAGAACGAAATCATCAGCCTGTTTTATTACAACCTGCTCAAGCTCACGCCCCTTGTCAGCGTCTGGGTGGCCCTGAGTTTTTTGTACATCTACCTGCCAAATACGCATGTGCGGCCGCTGCCAGCCCTCTTTGGCGGCATGGTGGCCGGCACCTTGTGGCTGGTGGCGCAGTGGGCCTACGTGCATTTTCAGTTCGGCGCGGCCAATTACAACGCCATTTACGGCAGCTTTGCCCAGTTGCCGTTGTTTCTGGTGTGGTTGTACATTAGCTGGATTATCGTGCTGCTGGGGGCGGAGATGAGCTTCACCTTCCAGCATTACAACACCTTCGTGCGCGAGGCCCGTTACAAGAACGTGAGCCATGGCGAACGCAAGGCCGTGGCCCTGGCGTGTCTGGCGGCGCTGGCGCAGTCGCAGGAAGACCGGCTGCCCCCGCCCAGTCTGGAAGTCCTGGCCGAGGCGGCGCGAGTGTCGCCCAATATCGTGCAGGACGTGCTGACCGTGCTGGGGCAGGCCAATCTGGTGAGCCCCGTGTGCATGGACAAGGAAGACCGCTTCGGACTCATCAAGTCTGCCCGGAGCGTGCGTGTGGTGGAGGTGCTGGAGCTGCTGGACGATGCCGGCCGCGCCGGCGTGCTGCACGAGCTGGCCATGGCCAACCCCCGGCTGACGAGCCTGCTGCGGGACCTGACGCGGCAGCAGCAGGAGAGCGAACGCAACCTGACCCTGGCCGAGCTGGTTTCCGCTGCGCCTGATCCCCGCGCCTGA
- a CDS encoding class I SAM-dependent methyltransferase — translation MVLPYNLTFSHDLLSRHLRPGDLVLDATAGNGRDTEFLARAVLPGGHVFAFDIQPIALQRTRTRLVDASPAGLDLIQACTLYLASHADLAQHLPAAARGRLRAAMFNLGYLPGGDAAVITRASGTVAALQALESWMMPGGLITVMCYLGHPGGAEEGAAVEAYCRGLDWRRARVLRQGFLNEPKNSTVLYCVQYK, via the coding sequence ATGGTCCTGCCGTACAATCTGACCTTCAGCCACGACCTGCTTTCCCGGCACCTGCGGCCGGGGGATCTTGTCCTGGATGCCACGGCCGGCAACGGCCGCGACACCGAATTCCTGGCCCGGGCCGTGCTGCCCGGCGGCCACGTCTTTGCCTTCGACATCCAACCCATCGCCCTGCAACGCACCCGGACTCGCCTGGTCGACGCCAGCCCGGCAGGCCTGGACCTGATCCAGGCCTGCACGCTGTATTTGGCCAGCCATGCGGACCTGGCACAGCATCTGCCCGCCGCGGCCAGGGGCAGGCTGCGGGCGGCCATGTTCAACCTGGGCTATCTGCCGGGCGGGGATGCCGCCGTCATCACCCGGGCGTCAGGCACCGTGGCGGCGTTGCAGGCGTTGGAATCCTGGATGATGCCGGGCGGACTGATCACGGTGATGTGCTATCTCGGCCATCCCGGCGGAGCGGAGGAAGGGGCCGCCGTGGAGGCCTACTGCCGCGGCCTGGACTGGCGTCGGGCGCGGGTGCTGCGGCAGGGGTTTCTGAATGAGCCAAAAAATTCTACTGTTTTGTATTGTGTGCAATATAAATGA
- a CDS encoding EamA family transporter, giving the protein MQTRMSGRDTAVALLTTFIWGLNFVVIRWGLGEWPPLFFAALRFAVVAVPAVFIIGRNGLPWRLVLATGSLVGVGYFSLLFVGMQLGMPPGLSALVSQAQVLFTALFSVWLLRQRPTAWQWCGMGVAGAGLYLSAGNSLDLAPLAGFALVLLAALFWGMGNIMMKKLGGGMKVDGFRLTIWMSLVPIVPNLILSFWTEQGQWEALSHISWMGAFAVLYTAWGSTIIGWGAWAWLLRKYAAPQVAPFSLLVPVVTLVIAVSLGMEPLKPETGMAAALLLGGVALTLFGDRLGGFCLRRQWLRPRAAEDGYSTKS; this is encoded by the coding sequence ATGCAGACGCGTATGTCCGGTCGGGATACGGCCGTGGCCCTGCTGACGACGTTCATCTGGGGTCTGAATTTTGTGGTTATCCGCTGGGGCCTGGGCGAGTGGCCGCCGCTGTTCTTCGCCGCCCTGCGTTTTGCCGTGGTGGCCGTGCCCGCGGTGTTCATCATCGGCCGCAATGGCCTGCCCTGGCGGCTGGTGCTGGCCACGGGTTCGCTGGTGGGCGTGGGCTACTTCTCCCTGCTGTTCGTGGGCATGCAGCTGGGCATGCCGCCCGGGCTGTCGGCGCTGGTGTCCCAGGCGCAGGTGCTGTTCACGGCGCTGTTCTCCGTGTGGCTGCTGCGGCAGCGTCCCACGGCCTGGCAGTGGTGCGGCATGGGGGTGGCCGGGGCAGGACTGTACCTCTCCGCCGGCAACTCCCTGGACCTGGCTCCGCTGGCCGGCTTCGCCCTGGTGCTGCTGGCGGCGCTGTTCTGGGGGATGGGCAACATCATGATGAAAAAGCTCGGCGGGGGCATGAAGGTGGACGGCTTCCGTCTGACCATCTGGATGTCCCTGGTGCCCATCGTCCCCAACCTGATCCTGTCTTTCTGGACGGAGCAGGGCCAGTGGGAAGCGCTGTCGCACATCAGCTGGATGGGTGCATTCGCCGTGCTGTACACGGCCTGGGGCTCCACCATCATTGGCTGGGGGGCCTGGGCCTGGCTGCTGCGCAAGTATGCCGCGCCGCAGGTGGCTCCGTTCTCCCTGCTGGTGCCGGTGGTAACATTGGTCATTGCCGTCAGCCTGGGCATGGAACCCCTGAAGCCGGAAACAGGCATGGCCGCGGCCCTGTTGCTGGGTGGCGTGGCCCTGACCCTGTTTGGTGACAGGCTGGGCGGATTCTGCCTGCGCCGCCAGTGGCTGCGGCCACGCGCGGCGGAAGACGGCTACTCCACCAAATCCTGA
- a CDS encoding TolC family protein → MALNAMVRRILLLCCALGMLALATLSLGACAGMCPDKAARRSSEAVRQAFASLPHYSAATRDVFHRPSSNTTVMLLDRHPAPGEWTGPLTMGAAIRIGLARNAALQEFLMERGVPRERLRAQSIPPGQGEALEAFSETPFGYAQLAPGWPRALAEDYVRSMLGEISAGAATQPAARDARLELSAVAAALDVILDVREHWYAMVAASQAHVATMDELLAAEAAWQMAQALPAARPTSPAGQQRLDTLARFEIAQRQSAATEAALHEARRRMQQCMSLEGDDAGWHVPPLLPGRPVQEAVVDEAMLTDAEQRSVKVSLDLALVRHEVLRIKYDTHAAAAMGLPENSTESGTVRVWLPHGDAQSSWANWAFPAPFFAPSFTTRTPAQAAQEREWRRYQAMASVVRTATRAAGQELLAARQTLERLEQQRAARKAPQLAVGRLESMRGGVSLLESEHEALARRRALIAAQLDYWLARTRLEHLLAGRMAVPQSPLAFRQVSIMQPPAE, encoded by the coding sequence ATGGCGCTCAACGCAATGGTTCGCCGCATTCTGCTCCTATGCTGCGCCCTGGGCATGCTCGCCCTGGCGACGCTTTCCCTGGGAGCGTGCGCCGGCATGTGCCCGGACAAGGCCGCGCGCCGCAGCAGCGAGGCCGTCCGGCAGGCCTTTGCCAGCCTCCCGCACTACAGCGCCGCCACCCGCGACGTCTTCCATCGTCCTTCTTCCAATACCACGGTGATGCTGCTGGATCGGCATCCTGCCCCCGGCGAGTGGACAGGCCCCCTGACCATGGGGGCGGCCATCCGCATTGGTCTGGCCCGCAACGCCGCCTTGCAGGAATTCCTGATGGAACGCGGGGTTCCCCGCGAACGCCTGCGGGCGCAGTCCATCCCGCCAGGGCAGGGCGAGGCGCTGGAAGCCTTTTCCGAAACGCCGTTCGGCTACGCGCAGCTTGCGCCGGGGTGGCCGAGGGCGCTTGCCGAAGATTATGTCCGCAGCATGCTGGGCGAGATCTCAGCCGGGGCGGCGACGCAGCCGGCCGCACGGGACGCCCGATTGGAACTCTCCGCCGTGGCCGCGGCCCTGGATGTCATCCTGGACGTGCGCGAACATTGGTACGCCATGGTGGCGGCCTCGCAGGCGCACGTGGCCACCATGGACGAACTGCTCGCCGCAGAAGCCGCCTGGCAGATGGCGCAGGCCCTGCCCGCGGCCAGACCCACATCCCCGGCCGGGCAGCAGCGGCTGGACACCCTGGCCAGATTCGAGATCGCGCAGCGCCAGTCTGCCGCCACAGAGGCCGCCCTGCACGAGGCCAGGCGGCGCATGCAGCAGTGTATGAGCCTGGAAGGGGACGACGCCGGCTGGCACGTGCCGCCCCTGCTCCCCGGACGTCCGGTGCAGGAGGCTGTGGTGGATGAGGCCATGCTGACGGATGCCGAACAGCGTTCGGTCAAGGTCAGCCTGGACCTGGCGCTGGTCCGGCATGAGGTTCTGCGGATCAAGTATGACACCCACGCGGCGGCTGCCATGGGGCTTCCGGAAAACAGCACCGAGTCCGGCACCGTCCGCGTCTGGCTGCCGCATGGAGACGCGCAATCCTCGTGGGCCAACTGGGCGTTCCCTGCGCCGTTTTTCGCGCCGTCCTTCACCACGCGCACGCCGGCCCAGGCCGCGCAGGAACGGGAGTGGCGGCGCTATCAGGCCATGGCATCGGTGGTGCGCACGGCCACCCGCGCTGCGGGCCAGGAGCTGCTGGCTGCCCGACAGACGCTGGAGCGCCTGGAGCAGCAGCGCGCCGCCCGGAAAGCGCCGCAGCTGGCCGTGGGGCGGCTGGAAAGCATGCGCGGCGGCGTGAGCCTGCTGGAAAGCGAACATGAGGCCCTGGCTCGGCGTCGGGCGCTTATTGCTGCCCAGCTGGACTACTGGCTGGCCAGAACCCGCCTTGAGCATTTGTTGGCCGGCCGCATGGCCGTGCCGCAATCGCCGCTGGCCTTCCGGCAGGTCAGCATCATGCAGCCGCCCGCAGAGTAA
- a CDS encoding transporter substrate-binding domain-containing protein, with protein MCLPWLLQWPAPGHAKSDLLVAVAPLPPWQWMQAGQGRGPDVEFLELLAKRLDFSAQWVPLAAAENLAPLQEGRAEIVAGIADTVTLRKVLQCFHTPHRVQGALHIYVRKGAEHFLQFETDLTQYRTGLADGVRLPAVESESQTRIPRGRLADLLPALASGTIDALAAEAVAWERHRPALPGNVVKAPLEVGAMPLFVCLSRAAPLVVRFDEIELLYQDLVE; from the coding sequence TTGTGCCTGCCCTGGCTGCTGCAGTGGCCGGCACCGGGGCATGCAAAATCGGATCTGCTGGTGGCCGTGGCGCCGTTGCCCCCCTGGCAATGGATGCAGGCAGGCCAGGGCCGCGGGCCGGATGTGGAATTCCTGGAATTGCTGGCGAAACGTCTTGATTTTTCTGCCCAATGGGTGCCCCTGGCGGCGGCGGAAAATCTGGCCCCCCTCCAGGAAGGCCGCGCGGAGATCGTGGCCGGCATTGCAGATACCGTGACCCTGCGCAAGGTGTTGCAATGCTTTCACACGCCCCACCGCGTTCAGGGAGCCTTGCACATCTACGTTCGCAAGGGGGCGGAACATTTTCTGCAGTTTGAAACAGACCTGACACAATACCGCACCGGCCTGGCCGACGGTGTGCGGCTGCCAGCCGTGGAATCCGAATCTCAGACGCGCATCCCCCGTGGAAGGCTGGCCGATCTGCTGCCGGCGCTGGCGTCCGGCACCATCGATGCCCTGGCCGCGGAAGCGGTGGCCTGGGAGCGCCACCGCCCCGCCTTGCCGGGCAATGTGGTCAAGGCGCCGTTGGAAGTCGGCGCCATGCCATTGTTTGTCTGTCTTTCGCGGGCTGCGCCGCTGGTGGTTCGGTTCGACGAAATCGAGCTGCTCTATCAGGATTTGGTGGAGTAG
- a CDS encoding phosphotransacetylase family protein — MAAGIYIGSTEGYSGKNMIVMGMGLRLQKEGFNVGYMKPVGAMPQEINGKMGDEDAFFVQDVLGLKEDPALVSPVVVTQDFKVRAFSGQEPDRMANIKAAYDTLQAQRDVMLVAGSGSMYSGRYSRLDGVRVVRDLGLKCIVIDRLRKELNYDYLVVLRDTLGDAMAGCILNDIPPNYMNEVETLLKPFLENNGVKVVGVIPKDPLMGAIKVGELAERLGGKIISAHNKADKVVENFLIGTMQVENFMTHFRKNKNSAVIVGGDRSDVQLVALEGACPCLVLTGNLYPNDIILTRSEVLSIPIIVVRDDTFTVAKKMETILSRHKLRAVIKIKQGAQLVSANLDFEYIKGQLGLK, encoded by the coding sequence ATGGCCGCCGGCATCTATATAGGTTCAACCGAGGGATACTCGGGCAAAAACATGATCGTCATGGGCATGGGCCTTCGGTTGCAAAAGGAAGGCTTCAATGTGGGTTACATGAAACCTGTGGGCGCCATGCCTCAGGAGATCAACGGCAAGATGGGCGACGAAGACGCCTTCTTCGTCCAGGATGTGCTGGGACTGAAGGAAGATCCCGCCCTCGTCTCTCCGGTGGTGGTGACGCAAGATTTCAAGGTCCGCGCCTTCAGTGGTCAGGAGCCTGACCGCATGGCCAACATCAAGGCCGCCTACGACACCCTGCAGGCCCAGCGTGATGTCATGCTCGTGGCTGGCTCCGGCTCCATGTATTCCGGCCGCTATTCCCGGCTGGACGGTGTGCGCGTGGTGCGCGACCTGGGGCTCAAATGCATTGTCATCGACCGGCTGCGCAAGGAGCTGAACTACGATTATCTGGTGGTTCTGCGAGACACCCTGGGCGATGCCATGGCCGGCTGCATTCTCAACGATATTCCGCCCAATTACATGAACGAGGTGGAAACCCTCCTCAAGCCGTTCCTGGAAAACAACGGCGTGAAGGTGGTGGGCGTCATTCCCAAGGATCCCCTCATGGGAGCCATCAAGGTGGGCGAGCTGGCCGAACGCCTGGGCGGCAAGATCATCTCCGCCCACAACAAGGCGGACAAGGTGGTGGAGAACTTCCTCATCGGCACCATGCAGGTGGAAAACTTCATGACCCACTTCCGCAAGAACAAGAATTCTGCGGTCATCGTGGGCGGGGACCGCTCGGACGTCCAGCTCGTGGCCCTGGAAGGCGCCTGCCCCTGCCTGGTGCTCACGGGCAATCTCTACCCCAACGACATCATCCTCACGCGTTCGGAAGTGCTGTCCATCCCCATCATCGTGGTCCGGGACGACACCTTCACCGTGGCCAAGAAGATGGAAACCATCCTGAGCCGGCACAAGCTCCGGGCCGTCATCAAGATCAAGCAGGGCGCGCAGCTCGTCTCCGCCAACCTGGACTTCGAATACATCAAGGGCCAGCTGGGGCTCAAATAG